TGGCACCGGAGACATGCAGGGCTGGAGTCTCAGTGAATACTAAGTGCAGGTTAGACCATGGGAAACATCCTGACCACACCATGCCATGCTTCTtgccagctgctgttttctcacAGAAGTGTGTGAGTCTTCGTTACAGGAGAAACTGTAGTGAAAATGGGGGCACTGCCCTTGGCTGTGGGTAGTGCAGGAGCTGGCCGGGCacaccagggctgctgctggtggcagtgtGTGCTTAGCTTAAAAGGGACTGCGCTGCTCTGCACATCTTCACTGGGTAATTAGTGCTGTTttcctacactttttttttccaaaccctGATTAGTatgttttgtgtggttttggaGAGAGCAAACGTTTTTCCATAATCTGATTATCTGATTTCAGTTAAGTTTCACTTAAACTAAATCTCATTCTCAGCGTGTTTGCAATAAAGGTGTGGAGTTGTTTGtttatgcttaaaaaaacaaaacccacaaatatTCCCAAAgccacttttaaaatacatagaaCTGTTTTGGTGACTGCCAGCACTGCTTCACAAACAGCCTATGAGCCTGTATCAGAGGGGCAGCCCTAGAGCAGTCCTCGTGAAGTGCCCCTGGCAGCGTGGGGACTCTGCGGCTGCATGTCTGCTCCCCATGCTGGGGAAGGGGCCCTGTCAccagcaatgctgtgcttgggCTGTCGCACCTGGAAATCCGCAACAACCTGGAAGGAAAGTTTAGGTCATGGTAGCAACACAAATACTGGTGGGGAACACAACTGGCTCGTACACCTTGATTCAGTAAGCCCCGGGGAAAGTTTATCAGTTCGTGTTGGATCTTTGAGGCATGGAAGGAATGTCTTGGGTAGAAAATACGTTGCTTTAAGTCTGTCCCAGCCTCGTGCGTTTGGTCGTTAAGAGGTCTCTGCAGAAGTAGTAGTTGCAGGATGAGGTCAGGATCTGCGTGCACTCAGCAGTGGTGACCTCGGGATACATCTTCACCAAATACCAGCCTAATcgtcctttcatttttctctcagatTGTGGTTTAAATGTGCACAAGCAGTGTTCCAAGATGGTCCCAAATGACTGCAAGCCAGACCTGAAGCATGTCAAGAAAGTGTACAGCTGTGACCTTACCACGCTAGTAAAAGCACACTTCACAAAGAGACCGATGGTAGTAGACATGTGCATTAGGGAAATTGAATCCCGAGGTAAGGCGTAGTTAATGGGCTCTCATTTCTTTACTGATAATCCGTTTAGATTGATCTGGGTCATCTGGGTTTCTGCTGAGTGTATGATTGCTCAAAACAGGTTTGCACAAGACATTTTATGACTGCCAATTACCCTGCACTGTTAATATTATACTTCGTATTATTTCATGGTTCGTACccatttataatttttatagaTTCTGCTAGAAATTGCTTAATGAACAATTACTGCTTTATAGTCACATCTTGGCACCTATCTttccagtaatatttttattaaaaaatcaagTGAATGTGCTAAAGCAAAGCCAGTTAGTATTGACGTTTCCTCTTGCTAGATCCCCTAGCACACAGAATATCCTTTTCTAGAAttagaatatttgttttcattctgaaatgatGACTGAACATCTCACATGCTAatctcagttatttttaaatccgTTGTAATTGGCTTAATATGTTTCTTCAGCTCTGAAATCGTTTGCATAAACATAATTTAGTGCTGATTAAACAAGGCAGCTAATGCAAGGGTCAGGGTTAAAAGGCCAGGGTGAGATTTCATTCTGAAAGGAAAGCCTGATAAGGCTTTTAAAACCGgtctgctttttctcccttaaaTGAAgaacctagaaaaaaaaaaagaactgggTAGAAGGAAACTAAAATTAACACTGATTTTAATCTTGTTAAAATGTTCATTGCAGGTCTTAATTCTGAGGGACTGTACAGAGTCTCAGGATTTAGTGATCTTATTGAAGATGTCAAAATGGCATTTGACAGAGGTACGTTCTTTCCTGCATGCTGTACCCTCGTGCTGCTGTGTTAAATAGACACGGTTTTTctgcacagcccctgcctgTCTCATGCTCCACCGCGCAGGCGGTCTGAAGGAGTCTGGGGGCTGTTCTGGCAGAAGAGTGGGGGAGTCTCCCCCGTCAGAAAAGCacatcagcttttctttggCCTTTATTACCAAAATCTGCTCTTCTCCTTCCAGCAGTGTCTGTGCTTCAGTGATGATGTACATAGGAAAGGGTAAAGCTTTCTGAACTACTGCCCTGGTTTGCAAGTAAAACTGCActcgggggggtgggggaaggatAGGGCAAGCAGTGAAGTGCCTTAAGAGGACTGTGCAATTTAAATTCATCTTTCTGGATGAAAGCTCCAAAATAATAAGATAAATACAATCACGCAAAGTTTGAATTATTACAGTCTAAAGGAAGTCAGTGAGAACAGACTCTTCTCTCTGGCAAAAAGGCAGTAGGAAAATTAAAGGCTTTCCAGCTGCAGTCCCCCTGTCCCAGTAGAAATCAAGGCCAAAATCCATTCTGGAAACTCTCTCTCCTGTTTCAGCAGAGAACTGGACCTATTCACACAACATCTGCCTCCTCTACAGCCTTAGCAGGGTGGAGATGTGCTGGAGAAGCCAAGTTTTGAATCCATGTCCACTGCGGTCAGGAGTAGGTAGTACGCTGTAGCTAAATGGTGAACACATGTTTTTCTTATAAAACAGAGAGACTGTGGACAAAGTTGGtttcctttaccttttttttttttctcagactttCCCTAATTTGTCATGCAGTGCTGACAAATGTCTTGTTTGGCAATGCAGTGTGTACAGAAATAGCTAAGCTTCCACACGTTTCTACAACATAGATACTGCTAGAGGAGGCAAGCagtttttttcctagaaaaaccGAACGCTTCATTTTCTATAgtcatttgaaatgaagaaaggatAAGTTTCTGTGTAAAAGGCTTGAGGTTTTAACTGTGAAATGATGAACTTCACAGCCCAGTAATGCACTGTTTTGCTTATAAATCCAAAATGTATAGTCGTGTCTAGTTTAATAATGTTTGCTTAAGCAGggtattatttttgttttgaatactATTTTACATCTGTTTACATTTCCAAGGCTTTAATGTCAATGCCTTCTCCACACAGATGGGGAGAAAGCTGATATTTCTGTGAATATGTATGAAGATATCAATATTATCACTGGTGCACTTAAACTGTACTTCAGGGATTTGCCAATTCCACTCATCACGTATGATGCCTACCCAAAGTTTATAGAGTCTGCAAGTATGTATAACgcattttcctcctgttcttcattctcatccttttcttcttttcgtGCATGACTTGCCTATTGACATATTCTGTCCCAGCAACTCTTCTGCTGCATGTTCTATTTAGTAAGGATCAAGGAATAAACATGTGCTGCACGTTACAACAAAATCACATGGTACCACACAATTGTGggtacatttttcttcccctttgtcGCCAGGAACACTTCCTTTTCCTCACATTTATGGATTGGATTGTTTCGCCTGTATTGTGTGAATCCCTAATACTGGATAGTGACATTTAAAGTCTTTGCTTTTGTCTTGCTAGAAAGGtgatttatgaaaatgtttagaaataagATAAGCCACTTGTTTCTAGAGATGTCTGTTTTGAGTGTTTTTACAAGCTGATAAGTGCCCATCCTAAGGCCACTGTCAGGGCTGGCCTCTGCAGGCATGGCAGTAAGCCCAGCTGGAACATTTCTGCCAGGCATCCTggctgcctggagcagctctgcgACTTGACAGGCACACCATGCACGCCTGGAGAGGTCTGGGGTGGCCATGGGTAGAGAAAAGAAGGGCCAGATGCTGGGCTTGGCACTGCTCTGGAGAAGGCTCTTTTCAAGCAGTGTGGACACCACCAAGGAAACTGATGGCAAAGTTCCCAGTACCTTTTGCTGTTCCAGGGCTGCACCTGTAGATTGTTTGTGCAAAACTAGTCCAGTCAGCAGGGGCTGCTAGGGGAATTTTTTTTAGTAGGTTGCTGGGAATCCTTTGGAGTGTAATTTTTAGGCAGTTTTCTTTGTCTAAAACCAATCACGTCCTGACCGTGCTCTAAGCACCTTTGGATAGGCAAATCCTCCACAAAGAGGTTTGGATAGGTTCTTTAAATACGTAATCCAACAGCTGTGAGGTCCTGCTTTCCACTGCAGGCCACCATTCTTGTCCTTCCATGCGTGACTGTGGGCTGTCCATGTGGTGACCGTGAACATCTGTGTTTCAGAAACCACCGATCCGGATGAACAGCTGGAAATTCTCCATGAGGCGCTGAAACTGCTGCCGCCTGCACACTGTGAAACATTAAGGTATCTCATGGCACATTTGAAGAGGTAGGTGGACTGTCTGGAAAGAACTAAGCCAAACTTGTTTTTAGGAAAGTTCATGTTAGGACCTTCAGAAGAGTCTGGGCAAGGCCCACCAAATCCTGCAAAGCAAATTAAGAGTTGCTCCTGGAGTCTGGCTGTGGTGGGGAATGATAGACCGCACAGTGGTAAATACCCAAACATTGTTTTTTACCCAACTTTAAGCATTCACAAAGTATCTGAAGGACATAAGTCAAAAAAGCCCACAGTTTCGAAGCACAAAAGTCacctgcctaacaaatttgcACTATGTTTAAAGTTACAGTGAATGTttatggtaaaagaaaaaaatagtcttgcTGGGAGTAATAAGTTACTCCCCGGGCAGGGAAATAATACAGTTTAATGCCTATGGATTGGTGGCTTTTTCTGCTGTCTCATCTAACCTGATCATCCCTGATACCCTAAAAAAGATGGTGGATATTGGGCACAGAGGGCCATCTAGCCCCAGGTGCAGTGGGGCTTGCCAGCATGGATACCCCCATGCCAGATGCCACTCTCAAAACTAGGAACTTCAGTTCTGTGTGTGGTTTCTCCACCACCCTCAGATGTGATTGAAACTGGTCAGTAGGTTTAAAAATTGCTAGATGGAGATTGACGGATGAATATCCAGTGCAACAGCAAAGGTCctatttatttcaggaaagtagggggaaaaaatcaatatGACATGTTAGGGTATCAAtttcatcttctgaaataaCTCAAACTTATTGGCAATATATAAGAATTACTCcctttctttagaaaaagacttgattttaagctctttttttttccttttatagaTCTTGTACAAGTAGGAATACGTTGACTCTGCTGAATACCTCAGGCAAAATTCAGCTACAGGGTTTCTGCCTAATTtgtccatttatttcagtgacatTTCAAATGTATCTTTTAGAACAGACAGAGGGATGAAAGACttagggagaaataaaaaaaaaaaacgctgctTACTGCTTGTCAAGTATGAAGTTAATTTTTCCTTACCCTGTTCAAGAGTTGCAATTGCTGTTCCAGTTAGCAAGTTGCTTTGGCACATCATATTTGTGGTATAGGTGAACAATAAGGTAGAAGGGTGACAAAATTCACTCATTTTTAAACTTCCCCTTAGTGTGTTTGTTAAAACAGGCTGTGGTGCTGGAAAAGCTGTTGTCTTGCTACTGAATTCAGGTAATCAGACACAGCTCCGTTACCTGAGATAACTACTAGTTGAAGACACAGAAGTTTAGAAACATCAATCccacttgttttaaaataaaaattaaagcagaagataaaaaggggagaaaaagcttgtcttcatatatatatatatatatatatatatatatacacacataccAAAGGATTTGTTCATGCTACAAAAGAGATGCCAGAGcagtgaaaagagaaataatataaCCAAGCTTTCAATTACTGCCCCTGGATGCATAGTTGTTTCTGGGAATCCTTACGGAGATTCATTTTGTATAAAACAATAGTGTATATTTAAACTTTTGCATAATACAAATTTGTTTCCTCAATTGAGGCAATTCTCACCAGGATGGATCAAGGCAGGAGCTTCGGCTCTGGGACAGGCTTTTCTCTCCCGCACCCACTGCAGCGGACAGCAGTAATGGGCCACTCGGGGTCAGGCCGTTCTCCTCCCGCGCCCCTCGTGGTGCTGATGCTGCCCATgctgaggcagagcagcacagaggagcacAAGGTGCTGTACTAAGAAATACCATCCTTTGACCCCAGAGACCATCCTAGCTGTCCAGCAGTGACACTGCTGGCACTGGCTGAGCAGACGTGTTTCTGCAGTAGCCCCGGCAGAGAATGCCTCTCCTGTGGGTATGGTTCTTGGCCAGGAGTTAGTTTCTGGAGGCAGCCTCCACATGTGCCCAGAAGCAGGGCCTCAGCCCACGGCTTTGATGAGGTCAGGTTCCTGTGGAGCAGCAAAACGTggcctccctccatccctcctcttctgcagatgGAGAGCGGGCAGCAGGAGCCCGCCATgggctggggctcagctgcTTGGCAGATGTTAGGGCCCACAGAAGAAgaggtgggggggtgggagTAGGCCTGTCAGAGCACAGACTTCATAGCATGCTGCAGATGCTGTGAAAATGAGCTTCTAGTGAGATCCTCATGGTTTCAAAGCCACCCCAAAGtgatgatttcattttttagtaCAAGCCACAGGACGTAATTTGTACTGGAGGGGAATGAGGTGCATTCAGGCCAACTTAGCACAGTTAGCGTGTAATGCGTAAAGGCAGTCACTTCACGCATGCCTCGCCTGCATTGCAGTTGCACGCATGAGGGAGCAGCAGTGTGACCACGTGGCGTGGAGTCACATCATGCATCTCTGGTGAGCTCAGCTGCTCACGTAGCAGCTTTGACAGGCTCTCCAGGAGCACAGCCTGCTTCCCAGGGGAGCAGCCTCCAAGTGCTGCAGAttaaagagcaaaagcaaaatggtCCCAGTTCAACTGAAAGCAGTCATCAGCCCCCTCACTCAGTACACTGTAACCCTTGTGGAGGTAAACGTGGTCTGTGTGCCTGGTAGGACAGAGACATCTGACTCAACATATATCTGCAAGtctgggagaaaagcagaaagatgtttgcagcttctcctccccattttttttttcaagcctaTGCAGGTACTATTTGGCACGGAAGGCGTCTTTCAGTCagtgaaaaacacttttctgtcctttcttacAGAGTAACActtcatgaaaaggaaaatctcaTGAGTGCAGAGAACCTGGGCATAGTTTTTGGACCAACTCTTATGAGAGCGCCAGAACTGGATGCGATGGCTGCATTGAATGACATCCGTTATCAGAGACTTGTGGTGGAGATGCttataaaaaatgaagacattttattttgaatattttgggggttttgtaataaaaaaggaagcaacAGTGTTCTATGGatgaaggaatattttaaagtaatttaatgGCTCTTGTCGCTGAATTGCATATTTGCTAGAGCTTTCGATGTATTCaggataaaaatgaaggaaCTCTTTGTCATTTCTGTAGTGCCATTCAGCTGATGTTGAAAAAGGTTAACACATACTTTCCAGTACTAGTAATCCTGGGTGTTTatcatgtgaaaataaaaaacaagaagcCTACAGCTATTGCATGATTTGCTCCCTGTTCTCCCTGCTCTGGTGAGAATCATTCcatgaagaaaacaactgaTCTGGTGCAGCATCTTTGTTCTGGATAGTTTGTGGTTGTAATTCAGCATGTTTCTCAGTGTAAACCTGTTGtgaatttgcttttatgttctATGTAATTGGTTTCTGATACTAAAAAGAAGGCCGACTTATGTGAAATTGAGCCTCTGGCAGTTTATTGACACTTCATATCATTCTCTGCCACTTTTTTGGCTGATTTGTTCTTgggtttctttcagttttttcaTCATatagtaatttgtttttaacagaaacaaaacatgtaCTTTAAATGTTACTTTAAGTAATTCTCCATGATGTTTATGGTGGTTGCAGTGAAATCTGCAATGCTGAGCAGTGTTCCTTTATTATGATTGCTATTTCAAttgtaattttgtatttttatctgGCATgcatatattaatttattaaattttgcttttagaacTCTAACAccaagctatttatttttacttaatgaacatgtttcaaaaatactgtttgtttcaCTGTTCACATTGATAACTTTCACACTGAACAGCCtctgaattaaaagaaacaagttaGGTCTTTACAATTTCTGTCAAGACCGCTCTGGTCTAAATACTTCAGAGCCTGATGCTTTGTTAAGGTTCCCAGGAATTTCTCTTTATATTTcgtttgaaattttctttcttctttgtccaGGGTGCTTCTACAGAACACTTCAGAACTcttaaataaaccaaaaaaaggTACCATCAAGCCATCTACTCCTTCATAAATGATGTATACTGCTATAATTAACTATATACAAACTGGCATTGCAGTTTACCGTTACGTAGATGCCCTGAGTAGATGGATACAGCACCGAATTCCAAATGTAATACCTCACAGAGTACTTGCTTCACACTGAAGTTGGGGTGAGGATGAAACAGCAGCTTCCAGGAACGTGGAAGCCAAAGCCCGAGGTTGAAGGGTTGGTaataatggaagagaaaaaggagaaaggagtgaGTCAGTTTGGGGCACGTAAGCAGGGACCTGTGTGGAAGAAGGACACAATGAGATACTAGGGTTAGGGAGATGCTTTGGTTGGGCACCTTCCCTAACACCTGCTCCAGaggagagcagccaggtgaggcTGTTTGGAGGTTTCACCTATTCCCTCCCCTCAGAcaccaggaggaggaggaatcaGTTTGTAATTGCAACCAGCTGGTCTCCCTTCCTGTGAGCAATAAGTAGTCTCTCTGCACCACACCATCCTTGTACACACCTAGCCAGGAAGGGGGAGAAGCAGCCCTCCTGGAAGTGGGTAGTGAAGGCTTCTAGAAGGAAGAGGGTGAAGCTGGGGATGCCCAAGGATAAGTGCATGGTGAGCGTTGCTCTGGGTTGAGgtggctgctgtggggctgatagaagggacagagcagggacagagcagggagaggcttTCAGAGGATGGAAAGTATCATCCcgtcgctttttttttttttttttttggtgttactGAAAGTGACTTACTGTTGTAATTCATGTATAAATCATTACCTTATCTACCGCACAGCATGTGGCACGTTATTACCTTATCTACCCCAATGAACTGGCACAGCTGGATACCAGCCAGGTTTGACCACAGCCTTGCTCCCCCTGTCACTGTGTGCTCCCCAGGCACATCTGCCTGGGACCTTCTAGCAGCCTCATCTCTTCCCTGCTGCCTTGTTTCTAAGCCACCCCCACGTTCCCTCCCGCTGTCCCCACAACGTGGGATGTTTCCTCACCCCTGTGTTGTCTGATGGCCCTGAGTGTCCCCATCCACTGCTGCTTCaactaaaaagaaagtaattgtgtttatttaatTGTCACTTCATGTTAAGCGTGTAGTTAGAGCCCCCATTTCAATCTTGTTATCATTTTAGTTACTATCCtaaggaaattttgtttttttcctgggtgATAACCATTCAAGCAGGTAGTGCCCAAATAAATGTTGCAGTAGGCTTAGTACTTCTTTTGGCCAACCAGGGAGGTATTTCGCATGTGCATATAGTCAATTACGTTAAAGTTAAGTTAAACTTATTCAACTTTTTAAGGAAGTACAGAAAGCTAATACTTGTGGTATTCACAGtatttaaatgaagataaaataacCTAGGTCCACAAGAAGCAAAGGTCATCGCTGACTCAATTTGTTGTTTAGATGAATTGACTTCCATGATGAATAAGCGTTATCTGTAGTTTGTAGTTGACTTCAGGGTATCCAGTGCTGCAGGACCTGTACCTGATGGCATGGTGTGTGCCTACAGCACAGGATGCATCTCTGCGGGGGTGCTGGAGCCACCACACGTGCACCAAAAAGGGCACGGGGGAAGCAGGGGGGGACCTGAGGAAAAACTCCTTCCTTGGACTTCTAATAAAGAAATGAGGAGCATTGGAAGCAAGTACAAGAGGGTGGTAGTGGTCAAGGGATTTGAATGGGGTCTGAGGGAAAACAGACCTTTCACCGAGgacaaaggaaggaagataaaattaattattaaaaatgattgaGGCAGGGAATGACTTTgtcttataaaaaataaatattggaaCTACTGGGGAAAAATACTTAGGGCTATGCATGGGGCATAACTGGGAGCTTCAGCGTGAGAAAGGAAACATCTTTCGGTGATGACTGGTCAGCGCTCCTAGCAGAGGAGAAAACTTGGAGGTCCCCATGCACCTGGTGCCCAAGGACGCTGAGTGgtgtggggctgctgcttgccTGGATGCATGCACACTGCTGGGACTGGCTGTGCCCTGCACCAGGGGGATGGGGAAGCAAGCTGCCTCTGGCATCCGTATGGGCACTACTGCTTGTCCCAGATTAGCTGGCAGGGTGGAAAACCTATCATAAACAATTTTGTGCTATACCAAACGTTTCCTTCCCCAACGACTAAGTAGGAAGTAAAGGCTCCTAGAAGGCAGCTATGATGTGCTCACCCTGTTCTCAACCTTGTTTTTGCCTGCTGATGAAAGTTCTGCAATGTTTGTATTACAGCTATAATTATATtgcaacaagggaaaaaaagaggaaaaaaaaaacatttagtaAACCTAGCAAtcatggatttcttttttagtCATGCAAAATTACTGCTTAGCAACTGGACACCAGACCTAGAAAGCTTATGTAATGCAAGAGAACAGGGGTTAGGAAGCATGTTGTGGATTAAAATGATTGCTGAGCAAGCCATGTAAGGAAGGAGCTTGCTGTGCCTTGGGTGCACGCTAACAGCAGCACAAGCGAAAGGCTGAGGAGATGTGCCAGAGAGCACGCTGTGGAAAGCTGGGCCAGGGCTCTCTGCGGTTCCTGGGTCAGCGCATGGGGCTGGCCATGCCAGTGTGCACCCCAGTCAGCCTCAAGCTTGGGTGTtgggctccctgctgctgccaaccAGGCCGCAGTATGCCTCTGATTGCCTCTACAGAGCCCCTGCGCGGGCTGAGGGCTTCTCCATGCTGGCCTGATCCACTCCCTGCACGGGCTGCTTCTTGGTGCCACCTTCTGTACATCGGTTTGGACAGCACGAGTCATGAGCTGCTCTAATTTCTATTCCTGGCTTCGTGGCCGGAGTGCTATTTGTTCTTATTTGATCTCTCTGAAGAGCGATGTCAATGAGCTGCTCAAGGAATTTGTTTAAGACCTCTTAGTTGGGCATCCTTTCCTACCCCTCACGTGTTTTGTCTCAAGGACATGCGTAGCTCCTCACATTGCTCAGGTCTTTATCACTACTCTGCCTCAGTGGATTGCAGCAAATGATTCTCGGGCCTCTGGGACACTTTGATTAATGTATTTCCTGAGGCAATTAGgcattgttttgaaaaatatgtttggcAGCCAACCAGGATTCATTTTCAAGAGCTACGTTGCCTGCAATTTGTTGTTCTTGCTATGAATTTTAGAATTTGCAATTtgagctttttctctttgcttctttttccatgCTGCATCAGTAATGCAAATAGGACAGtccaaattattaaaattacctttttctttttttttttttcattgatattCATACGGTGGTGTATTGTAGCTCTCACTGGGAAAATCACTCACTAAGCCCAGAAGAATTTAGCACGAAACTGTTCTGCTGTGACATCTACCCCCAAGTCTTCTGTTATTGAGCAACTTCAACAGCGAGCCTTGGCCTAGctaaactgctgctgcttgctgggctCTAGTCAGAGAAGCCacctttgtttctttgtctgcttCTATTTATGTGAAGAGATACAATAAGAACCAGGAGCACAGATGCTGTCTTTTCTTGGACTCTGCAGTGTGGCACCAGTGGCCTGAGTAACaagcagtgacttttttttcctttttccccctcattaCACTGTAAGTGTGCTGAAAGCAGCCAGAGGAATGAGGCCCTCGGTGCTGTCATGGCCTACTGGAGCGACAGCAGCCAGTGCCGCGTCCTTCCCGGTGTCCGTCACTGAGCGTCGCTGACCTGCACATGGAGAGGgtgtgggaggaggagaaaggagagagaccACCAAGTCTTTAGCAGAAAGTGCCTTGGATGCAGCCATTGTCTGCTAGGGAGACAAACTTCCCAGTTAGGCTAATCTGAAAATAGACATTATTCAGACTGGTAAACCTCTTTGTTTCAATGCCAGTTTCTCTTGTGCTGTTTTTGCTCCTGCATTGCTTATGTTACACTGCTATTGCTCCCCGCGCTGTATTGGGTGTTTACTAAGATATTTCCCCAACTGTCTTGAATGTGGTGTTTCGAGCTTCAGTCAAATCCCAAATACTAGCAAGCAGGGAAATCAGGAATTTAGCTTCAGGTGCATTCTTGAACACAGAGTCAGCATGGACATAACGGAGTGAAAATGACCTCCTGGCCCCTGCCTCACACATGGCTCTGCCCGTGGGGCTGCCGGGCCTTGCAGCCACTGCTCGCTGCAGCCTGTATTCCAGCATGgtgtagttatttttttaatactttggcTATCtgtttgaaagcatttcttcagtagagtttttttgtttttgtttttttcccccttcatcaGTTATAAACACAACCTGTAAGCTCACTATTGGCCAATGCAGAGGACAAACGTGGCAAAGAGCTTGCAGCCTGCAAGGGGGCAAAATAAACCCGGAGCGTGGCAGGTGAGAGCTGCACAACAGGAACCACAGAAGCCAGTATTTTCCATTCATTACCAACAAAAAGCTGTGCGAGTACTGGCAAAGATCGCAAGGTAAGCAATAAAAGTGCGTATTTTGGCATGGAGTCAGTGGCTGTTGAAGTACACCCCACAGAGGCAGGCCTGCCatgggaaggagcagggctcGGCCCCCGGGAGCCAcagggcagcggggctggggagccgAGTCTCCTGCCCCAATTGCTGCCATGAGGGGGGTGCTGCCTTCACCCGCAGCCGTAGGTGAGATGGATGCTTTGCAGATATCCCTGCTACGTGCTTTCTGGGACCAGAGagggtgtggggagggggagccCTTTGCAAGAAGGGAGAGTGCTCTGCCAGGTAGTttcagaactaaaaataaaatagacgTGCTTTGCTCAGTGTTTACTCAGCTAACACTGGCCATGAAAGACTTGCTAGCACAAAATGAGGTGCCCTGGGGCTCCTGCAGGCTCACAGAGGTGTTTTG
This sequence is a window from Cygnus olor isolate bCygOlo1 chromosome 6, bCygOlo1.pri.v2, whole genome shotgun sequence. Protein-coding genes within it:
- the CHN1 gene encoding N-chimaerin isoform X2 → MTSARKKGLNELEGLLPPPVSLLFSHIYIDKMLTSLVRRATLKENEHVPKYEKIHNFKVHTFRGPHWCEYCANFMWGLIAQGVKCADCGLNVHKQCSKMVPNDCKPDLKHVKKVYSCDLTTLVKAHFTKRPMVVDMCIREIESRGLNSEGLYRVSGFSDLIEDVKMAFDRDGEKADISVNMYEDINIITGALKLYFRDLPIPLITYDAYPKFIESAKTTDPDEQLEILHEALKLLPPAHCETLRYLMAHLKRVTLHEKENLMSAENLGIVFGPTLMRAPELDAMAALNDIRYQRLVVEMLIKNEDILF